In Marinitoga litoralis, the genomic stretch AGATAACAATACATCATATTATAAATTATATTTTTCAAAGTATAACGAACCATTATCATTAATAGCGACATTAACAGAAAATAAGTATGAGATAGATACTTTACCAGAAACAAAATATCAATGGGAAGTCATTGCTTTTGATACATATAACGCTTCAGGTACATCTGGAATAAATTATTTTGAAACAACAAATAGACCAAGTGTGGAATTATTATCTCCTGATGGTTCTAATGTTTCATTAAAGCCTGTTTTTAGTTGGAAAGGTACAGATTCAGATAATGATGATTTGAATTACAAGTTCTATTTATATTTATCAAATGAATTAATTGATGAAATTTCAACTCAGTCTACTACAATTAATTATTCTGATTTCTTGAAAACTGATAATGAATATTCTTGGAAGGTAGTAGTTGAAGATAGTAATTTTGCAACAAATGTATCTGAATTATTATCGTTTAAAACAACTCAAGAACCAACAATTACATTAATATATCCATTATCAGAAGAAAATTTGGGAGCAAACATTAATTTAACCTGGGAAGCTACGGATATAGATAATGATGAAATATATTATGAAATATATTTAAACGATACAAAAATTGCTACATCATCATCAAAAGAATATTCATTGGATAATTTGTCGCCAAGTACATTATATACATGGAAAGTTATTGCATTTGATTCGAATTTAGCTTCAAATACATCTATTGAAGCAACATTTATGACTGCAAATTCATTACTGAATAAACCTAATATAACAAATATATATGGATATGATGAAAGTGGAAACTTGACTAAAGAATATACTTTAAATGAAAAGAAATATCCTAATATATTTAAGATTATTTGGAAATCATCAAATGAAGCGGTTTATTATGATGTTTATAAAATTAAAAATGATGTAGAGAGCGTTATAGCTACTAATGTAATTAATAATAGTACTATAGTAAATATACCAGATGGAGGTAGTATTAAATTATATGTAAAAGCGTTTGATAATAACGGTTTTTGTTTAAATGGGGATGAAATAACCTTAAATATTAACCAACCTCCTGTATTATTAGATTACTCTCCTAGAGATAATGAAACTAATATATCATTATATCCTACAATTATTTGGAAAGCTGAAGATTATGATTCACAAACATTTACTATTAGAGTATTTTTCGGAAAAAATGAAGATGAATTAGAAGAAGAATATATTCCAAATGCTCAATCTGAAGGAGAATATACTATAAAAACAGAACTTCAACCTGGCCAAAAATATTATTGGAAACTAAAATTAGAAGACGAAGTTGGTGGTATAACTGAAACAGATTTTAGAGAATTCACAACTACTCATAGACCAGAAATTAATTCAATAAATTTATCGGATAATGCAACGAATGTAAAATTAAATTTCAAGTTAAATTGGGAAGGATATGATGAGGATAGTGACAATTTATCTTATACTATAAAATTAAATGGAGATACTTTAAAAGACAACTTAGTAAATAACGAATATACTTTAAATTTAGAAGCCGATAATAATTATATATTAGAACTAATAGCAAAAGATGATAAAGACAGTCAAAACTCTACAATAATTAACTTTAGTACAACAAAACCTCCAATAATATTTAATATGAATGTAGACGATCCAAAACATTTTAAAAATGGAGATAAAATTTATTGGGAAGCATCTGACCCTAATGATGATGAATTATATTATGAAATATATATAGGAAATTCAGAAAATTCCTTAAGTAAAATAGCAACAACAGAAGAAAATTATTATCCTTTAAATAATTTAAGTGAAGGAGAAACATATTATTGGAAAATAATAGCATTTGATAGTAAAGGTGCTTTTGCTGAATCTGAGATTAAATCATTTAAAACCAATACATCGCCCGAATTTATTAATAATATATATCCAGAAAATAATTCAATAGGAATTGAAAAAAATATTACATTAAGTTGGGAAGCAACCGATATAGAAAAAGATAAAATAAAATATGATATATATTTTGGAGAAAATAAAGATAATTTAATAATAAAAGCGGAAGATTATGAAATTTCTTATTATAATTTATCTAACTTGGAAAATGGAAAAACTTATTATTGGAAAGTTATTGCAAAGGATGATTTTGGAGGAGAGAGCGAATCTAAAATATTTTCTTTTACAACGAATCTATTGCCTACTATTTCAAAATTCAATTATGAATTATATAATGGTTTAGAATCTAAAGTTATTTGGAATGCTATTGATCCAGAAGGACATATTATTAAATTTGATTTATTAAAATCATTAGACGAAAGTAATTATAGTACAATATTATATAATACATCAGCTACAAATATATACTTAGAAAGACTTTCGCCAGCTACAAACTATTATTTAAAAATTAGAGCAATTGATGAAAAAAATGATTTTGCTGAATCAACAATAACATTTAAAACAGATAGTGTTGATACAAATATATTTACTATAGAAAGAGGAGATAATTCAAAAGAAAATAAAGTTATTGACCTTATTGAAAACGTTGATACAAATGAATTTGTTTTTGTTGAAAAAGAAGATTCTATATATTATTTGACAAAAATTGACAACACAGGCACAGAAACAACAATAAACTCATCAGCTACCATAAATTTTGAACCATATTTTATTGAAAAATATAACTCTAATATATTGTTATTAGGTATTAGTGCTGGAAAAATTGTTTTTGATGAATACGGTTCCAATTTAACGCCAATAGTATCAACTCCAACAAGTGTTGATAGTTCATTATTAAAAGACTATATTAAAATATCTGATAATGAATATATCCTTTTAGGAGAAGATGCTGGGAATAATTATATATGGAAAGTAAATATTTCAAATGGTTCAAAAGAATCTGAAAAATCCTTTGATGGTATGGATTTATATTCAATTATTAAGATTCGAGACGAAGATGATAAAGAAAAATATATATTATCTGGTGAAAAAGACGGTGAAGGATATATAGTGAAAATTGATGAAAAATTTAATATAGAAGATGAGAAAACATTTAGCGATATTGATAGGGTAGCAAAATTAAAAAACATTGGAAATACATTTTTATCAATAGGATTTATAAATAATGATTTAGTTATTAAAGAATTTAGTTATAGACTTAATGAATTATATAAACCTGTATATGAAAATGATTATGATAATTCATTTGTTGATATAATTAGCACTGATAATGGATATTTAATAGTTTTGAACAATAATGACGGAGATATTGAAATTTTAGAATTAGATGAAAATATCAACTTAATAGAAAAGCATTACTTTGGAAGAGAAGAAGAGGATAAAGCTTTAGGAATGATAAAAACATCAGATAATGGATATATTATTTTTGGTCAAACAAAATTTACTGATCAAACTAATGGAAATTCGTATATTATCAAAGTTGATTCTAAATTAAAGGGTTGGAGTACACCAGAAAAATGGAGGAAAAAATGAGAGGATATATAAAAAATTTAATTTTAATTATACTAATTTTCATTTCAGCAATTGTTTATGGTAAATTAAATAATATATTTATCGCATATAGTTATTATAATAATGAACAATCTACTATGTTTTTAGGTTATGATTTAGATTTATTAAAAATAAAAATTGGAAGTCAATTGGACTTCCAATTTTCTAGTGAATTATCTATTCCTTTTTATTATAGTAAATTTCTACTTGAACCATACTTTAATTTCTCATCATTTAAAAGTTTGGGAATAAAGTTAGGATATGAAAATCTTTCCTTTAGATATAATTATAGCAAGAAATACGGTAACTTATTTGGATTTGATTTTGAAATTCCTATCATTAAAAAATTTGGAAAAAATTCTGTTTCAACTATAAAAAGTAAAGATAATATAAAAATTGTAGCAGGGGACGAATTATCAATTAAATTAATTGCAAAAACAAAAAACAGTAGGCCTGCAGAAAATATTAATTTATTTTATAATATAAATGACTTAGATTTACTATATATAGGAAAAACAAATTCATATGGTGAATTGGAACTAAATATAGATTATATTACCAAATCTGGAAGTTATATAATTAATATTTATGATAATAATAAAACTCTATTAAAAAAAATAAGATTAGAAGTAGTTCCATCATTACCTGATAGTATAAAATTTGATTTTGATAAGGAAATTATATATACTGATGAAGAAAATGTTATTAAAATAAAAAACTTAAAAGTATTTGATAGATATAATAATGAAATAATAAACCCTGATATAAAATTTTTAGAATTTAAGTTTATAGGAAATGATATGGATATAAATTATACGTATTTAAATGATTCACTATTAGTAGAGTCTATTGAAAAAAGTGGTGTATATGAGATATATTATAAATCAGAAATAGATAATAAAATAATATCTGGAACAAAAAAAATAATTGTTGAAAACAATCCTAAAAATATTAAAGAAGTAAAAACAAATATAAAATACATAGGTAGTGATTTGGGATATGCAATTTTTAAAATAGAAATACCAAAAATTACTTTTTTTAATTACGAAGTTATAGAATCGAAAAAATTTTTTGTATATAGTAATAATCAAAAAATAGAACTAGAAAATAATATATTTAAAATACCATTAAATGAAATACCAGATAAATTTATAGTGGATGTATATTATTATAACTATTTAAAGACTGTAACTATTGAGAATAAAACTTTTTAATTATAAAAACGTCTAAATAGTTGAAAAAAGGATATAAATATGTTATAATCATTAAGCTTGGGGACGAAACGGTTTCGACGGGGGTAGAGTAAGTCGGAAAGCGAGCCGTGGAAGACTGTTACCACGTAAAACAATCGGTCAAAAAGAGAATTGCCGAAGAAAATTACGCATTAGCTGCTTAATATAATATAGCAGCCGTCCTAACAGCCGTTCTGGGTCAAATGGTTGATTAGGACGTCATAATTATGACCCTTACCTAAAAATCTTGCTCCCGGGTTTTTAGGGACAGCTTAGGGAGATAGCTTAATCTTATCCTGCCTGTGGGAGAAGATTAAGCGAAATTTAAAACACAGGCTGCGCTCGGAGACGTCCGGCTTACTCTGCTTTCGGACGCGGGTTCGACTCCCGCCGTCTCCACCATATTTCAAGTTATTTTTAAAGCCCTAGTAAGGGCTTTTTTATTATTGATAATTATTCTAGATATTTTATAATTATAGAATTCATTAACTAAAAAATATAAAAAAATTATTTGAAAAATGAAAAATAATATGGTAAACTTTAAAAGAAAAAATTAAAAAAGAAGTGAGAGGATATTATATGTCAGTAAAGATTTTAACAGATAGTACAAGTTATTTAGATGATGAAATATGTAATAAACTAGATATAAAAAAGATTTCGCTTTATGTATCTTGGGATAATCTAAGCATGAAGGAAGTTGAAGTAGATAATAATGAATTTTATCGCATGATTGAAGAAAAGGGGATACCAAAATCCTCTCAACCTTCTGTTGGAGAAATGTACGAAGAAATGAAAAAAATTGTTGAAAAAGGCGATAGCCTTGTTTGTGTTTTTCTTTCATCAGAAATGAGTGGAACCTATTCCTCAGCACTTATGGTGAAAGATATGATACTTAAAGACTATAAAGATGCAAAAATAGAAATTATTGACTCTAAGTCTAATTGTATGCAACTTGGTTTTGCCGTAATGGCAGGAGCTAAAGCTGTAAAGGAAGGGAAGACATTAGATGAAGTTGTAGAGGCTATAAACCAAAATATCAGAAGAAGCAGGTTTTTGTTTATACCTGATAATCTGGAATATTTGAAAAAGGGTGGAAGAATAGGATCTGCTAAAGCACTTATTGGGAATATTTTAAAGATTATTCCTATATTAACAGTTGAAGATGGGAAAACATCAATATTAACTAAAGTTAGAACTAAGAAAAATGCAGTTGCAACAATGGTAAATAAGGTTATTAAGGATAAATCAATTTATGGTCTAAAAGAAATTGTTGTTCATCATATCAATTGTTATGAAGAAGCAATAGAACTTTCAAAAGTTGTGAAAGAGAAGTTAAGTATTAAACCAAAAATCGTAGATATAGGACCTGTAATTGGACTTCATGTAGGCCCGGGTGCTATAGGACTAGTTTATTATACAGAAAAGGATATGAGGTAATAAAAATTACATTTATTTTTATATAGTCTTTTAACAAAAAAATGCCCTTATCGGGCATTTTTGTTTTTTAAGTATTCAATTAGTATAATATTGTCTATTTTTTTAGAACTATCAAAGAAATATTCTGGAATTTCAAGATATTTATCTTTCTTTATAGGATTTTTTAAATATTTTTCTATGTTTTCAAGATATCTTTTAGCTGTAATTTCCCATGTATAATTTTTTAATACTCTTTCTTTTCCTAATTTTGAATATTTGTCAAAATTTTTAAGTCCTTCTATCATACCATCAATTATATTATTTGTATCAAATGGATCAATTAACACTCCATAATTTCCATTGTCAAAAGCTTCAGTGGGGCCACCATTTTTTGTTGCAACTATAGCCATCCCTACAGCTGCAGCTTCTATTGGGGCTAAACCAAAAGGCTCATAAAAGGCTGGTAAAACGAATATAGATTTTTTTCTAACAAAATATCTATATGCGCTCGCTAACTCTTCTTGGCCTGGAACATCAAAAATTGAAACTTTACCTATTAAATTATTTTTTTCAATAATCTCTTTAATTTCTAATAATATTTTTCTTTCTTTTTCAGATAATTTATCTATATCCTCAAATCCATTTTTAATACCTCGTACAAAAATTACTAAATTAGCTATTTCTTGTAATTCCTTTGATTGAGAATAAGCTTTTACAGCACCAATGTGATTTTTCTTTTCATCAACTCTGCTTGATAATACAATATACTGTTTATTTGTATCTTTTATATCTCTAATTAAGTTTTTTTCTATTTCGATCCAGAATTTATTATCTATTTCCTTACTTATATTTGAAAAAATATTAATATTTACTCCAGGAGGTATTACTTTGAATTTAGAATCATCATTAATATCTATAGCGCCATTATATAGTTGATGTGCGTATTGTTCAAATCTTTCTAAATTTGTACTAACAATATTAAAAGCTGATCTGTTCATAGCAATTCTTTCTGCATTAATTCTAATAGAGAAGTTATATTCATTATCAAAATCTTCAAAATTATCAATATTGACACCTAATTTATCTAATTTTTGAGCACCTAAAGAATGCGCTGTGAAAGAAAAAGGTATTTTTGACATTTTTTCAAATATTGCTCCAGCAATACCTCCATCGCCATAATGAGTAGTAATAAAATCTGGCTTAATATTATTTTTTTCATAATAACTTTTAATTCCTTGGGCAAAGTCTTTAAGAAATGGCCATAATAATTCTTTCCTTAAAAATTTTTCCCCTCCAAAGGGAATTCTAATAATGTTTAAATTATCATATCCATCATAATTATCAAAATCATATTTGAATTCCGGCCAATCATTATCATCGATTTTTCTAGTGAATATATCAACATTAACACCTAGTTTAGATAACTCCATTGCAACTTCTCTAACATATATCAATTGCCCACCAAAATCAGGATGTTCTGTGAGATATGAGCTATTTTTATCAAAATTACCTTGAGGATTTAAAAAAGCTATTCTCATTCTTTCACCTCTTTAAAATATTTTAATGCATCAGATAAGTCTTTTAATTTTTGATTTACATTTGCTGGATAACCATAAAATCCATAAATATTACATAAATTAATAAAATCTTTAATAATATCTTCATTAGGATTTTTTGGATTATATACATAATCAGTAACAAGAACAAATTTTCCATTATTTTTAATTTTTAATATATATTCTAGCCTTGAATTAATATATTCGTCAGAATTTTTTTTAGTTTTTTTATAAAATAAACTTTCTACACCTATTCCAGATATTGTATGTATATATTTATTATCATAATCATATTTAATTATATCTTCACCATTTTGTGGAACAACTAAAAATATAGGATTTTTTTTACGAGCATATTCAGCTATTTCAATAACAAGTTTAATCATTTCAGAAGCCGTTGCTTCAATATCATATCCATTTTTTGCCCAGAATTTATATGAATCAATTAAATCTAAATACACTCCCATGAATCCTTGAGCGATTATTTTATCTAAATAATCAAAAATAATATTTTTCCAATCATCATACCAATATTTCACTTTGTAATTACCTGGCCAATTGGGATTTTCTCCATCTATCCATGAAGGAGGATTTTCATCCCATTCATCTTTCCAATAATATCTATAATCCTCTGCTTCACCTATACTCAAATAGGCTAAAGGAATAATATCTAAAATTTTTAATTTATTTATATCATCATGTGTAAACTTTTTTTCATCTGTCCCATCTTTTGAATAATCTAAAATTACAAATTTTGGTCTATAATTACTAATTATATTATCAATATTTGGGCCATTTATTTGATAGATTATAGGAACTTCAATAATTTCTTTTTTTGGTATAAATAAAAAGGATATAAGTAATAAAAATATTGTTGTAATACTAATCAATTCTTTTGACATAATTTCACCTTATATATTATATTTTTTTGTTAATTTCTTCCAATTATCAATAGGAGCAATTGCACCAGTATATTTTAATTTCTCAGCAGCAAAAGCTAATCCAACTTTTGTTGATTTAATAATATCTAATTTATTTAACAATCCTGTATAAATTCCAGACCATACTGCATCACCTGCACCAGTAACATCAATAATCTCAGTTGCATATGTAGGAATTGTTATTTCTACCTCATTATTTTTAACATATACACCATCTTTTCCCAAAGTAAAAATAATGTTTTTGAAATTATAATCATTAAAATATTTAATGTAGTTATTTAGACCATCTTTTCCAAAAATATGTTCCGCATCATCCAAAGATGGCTTAATAATATCCACATATGGTCCTAGTTCTTTAAGAACTTCAATTATTGAGTATTTATTATGCCACAACAATTTCCTATAATTTGGATCAAACCCAATAATTATATTATGTTTTTTTGCTATTTTTATTAAATTCAAAATATTTTCATATTGTTTAGTTTCAGAAACTGCCCATGATGAAATATGCATTATTTTAAATTTGCTTAAATCAATATTTTCAGGAATGTTTAAATTTAACGAAGCATTTCTATAAGCTTTAAATTCTGGCGTATCTTTTGATTTATTCACAAAAACTATATCTGTATTATGTTTAGGGGAAATAGACAAATAATCTGTTTTAACTGAATAACTTTTTAAAAAATCAACAATGTATTTTCCAAAAGGGTCTTCGCCAACTGTGGATAATAAATAACTATTAATTCCCTGATTGGAAAGGTTAATAGCAATGTTTGCAGGTGATCCGCCAAAATACTTATTGAAAACGGTTGCATTTTTTAATGATGAAGAATCTGTAATCATATCTATTAAAACTTCACCAATTGATAAAAACATAAAATCACTCCTTGTAATATTCGGGACTTCTATCTTCAAAAATATTATTATATTTATTTAAATTTTTGTTATTAGCTTCGCTCGGATCAATTTCTATAACTTTAACTTTATCTCCTTTTTCAGGAAGTCTAATTAAAACCTCGCCTTTTGGATTAGTTATTTGGCTCATTCCAGTGAATTTATTAGAATTTAATAAGTTAATTTCTTCTCCCCACCTATTTGAGGTAACAATAAAAACTCTATTTTCTAAAGATCTAAATTTATTTGCTTCTTGACAATAAGGCATTACTAAATTTGCACTATGAGCAATAATTTGTGCCCCTTTTAAAGCTAAAGTTCTAAAAGATTCAGGAAAAAACCAATCAAAACAAATAGCTAATCCTACTTTTACGCCATCAACATCTTCAACCCAAAAACCAGTATTACCTTTTTCAAAAAATAATTTTTCTTCATAAAATAAATGAGTTTTTCTGTATATTCTATAACTTCCATCTTTTTTTAATAAAATGGAAGAATTATAAAATTTATTTTCATATTTTTCAACAAAACCAAATACTATGTTTATTTTCTTTGAAACAGCTAAGTCTCTAAACGCTTGTATAGAATATCCCTTTTTGTCTTCAGCTACCCATTCAACTTCATTTTTTGTATTAAAAGTATATCCAGTAAATGCTAATTCGGGGAAAACAAAAAGATCAGCATTTTCATTTTTTATTAATTTTATTCCTTTTTCAACATTTTCCTTAATTTGGAACAGTTCTGGTTTGAATTGAACTAATCCTATTTTCATATTATTCACCCTTCAGTATTCTGTTTTCTGTGATTATCATATCCATCTTTATATCATGTTCAAATGAAGGTAGTTCTTCAACGACTTGAAAATCAAAGGCAATTCCAATTAGGAATCCTCGTTTATGTTTAGAAAAGTATCTATCATAATAACCGCCACCATAACCTAAGCGATAGAATTTCATATCAAAAGCAACGCCTGGTATTAAGAACACATCTATATTATTACTATAATAATTTCCGATTGGTTCCATAATACCAAATTTACCTTTTTCAAAATCATTCATAGATGATATTTTTACAAAAATCATATCATTACCAACAATCTTGGGGAAAAAGATATTTTTTTCTTTTATAATTTCTAATAGAGGCAAAATATTTACTTCTTTTCTAAATGGATAATACATTGCAATGTTATTATAATTAAAATTATTAATGGTATTTCTAATATTTTCTAAAATAATCATACTTTTTTTAGCATATTCTTCTTCGGGTAGTTCTTTTCTTTTTTTTAATAAAGCTTTTCTAATAACATCTTTCATTAAAATTCACCTAAAAACTCTACACTTAAAATATTTTTGTTCATTTCAATTATGTATAAATTATTGTCTCTATAATAATGAATAATTTTTCCACCAGAAACTTTTCTTATATTATTTTTACTTTTTATCATAAAATACTTTGGAAATAATGACGAATTAGGAATTATTACTTTTAAATTATTTTCATTATATTCATATTTAACATCTTGTGTTAAGTAATCAAAGAAAAATGGATATGCTTCAGATGCCGTTTGATTTCTTAACCATGGAAATTTAGATTTTATTGTATTATAAAATGTTTCTAAATTATTATACATTTGATCCCAATTTAGATTTTCTGGATTTCTATCTTTAGCAAAAACATCATCTGGATGTATAAAATGTTGAAAAGATCCAAAATTAGCTAATGTATTTATTGTTGAGAGATAAACTCTACTTAATGGATAATATCCATATGTAGATCTAGGGATTATTATTGTAAAATTATGTCTTATTTCAAATTCCGATAAATAAATATTATCTTCATATACTGTTCCAACAGTTTTTATTGTAGGAATAGCTTCTAAAAGATTATTTAATCCAAAGTCATCAATTAAGTTATTTGGTGCAACATAACTACTAATTATGACTTCATGACCAATGATTTCGCTAATAAAGTCCTTTGCAGCTTTTAAACTTAATTTTATATTTTCAGGATTTGCCCATCTGTCTTTAGTTAATGAATTGTGATTATATCCATGTAATCCTAATTCAAAATCAGTATTGCTAATTTCTTTCATAGCTTTATATGGATAATTTTTTTTACTAATAAAAAATTCAGTAAATTCAAATGGTGGATTACTAGAACCATTATAACTTAATGGAGTTACAAAAGTATATTTTATATTATATTTTTCTGCAAATTTTTTTATTGAAGGCCACCAAATTTCATAATAATACTCATCATCTGTAACTTTCTTTCCATTTATTTCAACTTTTTCTATATTATATGATGGTAATGGGAAATCATCAATATAAAATATGAAAGAATTTAATAAACCAGCAATAGATGAATCTTGCATCTCGAGAATAGATTGTAAAATTAACCCTCTAACACCTTTTAAAATAATACCTGGATATATGTATCCTATATATCCCTTATTAACTTTTTCATACCAAATTGCAGGAACTTTTGTACTGTCATTTTCTAAATATGCTAAAATTGTATGGTTTTCGTTTAAAGAAATATTAAATGTAATTTTAAAATTTCTATTAAATACAGTTCCGTTTTCAGCATTTCCTATAGGGAATAGTTGTTTAGAAAAAAAGATTTTTGATATATTAATGTCATCTATTTTAGTATAAACATTCCAAGGTGTATTATAAATATCTGTTGAAAATATTAAAGAACCACCATTATTTATAAATCTTTCAATAGTTTTTGTTTTTCTATATCTCGAATCTGTATTCCAAATTATATATCTATAAGGCAAAAGATCAAATAAGGAGAGATTATAAAAATCATCTACATTAATAAATTCATAATTTATCTTGGCATATTTAAATATTGTTTTTAATTCATTTTGA encodes the following:
- a CDS encoding nitrilase-related carbon-nitrogen hydrolase, which codes for MKIGLVQFKPELFQIKENVEKGIKLIKNENADLFVFPELAFTGYTFNTKNEVEWVAEDKKGYSIQAFRDLAVSKKINIVFGFVEKYENKFYNSSILLKKDGSYRIYRKTHLFYEEKLFFEKGNTGFWVEDVDGVKVGLAICFDWFFPESFRTLALKGAQIIAHSANLVMPYCQEANKFRSLENRVFIVTSNRWGEEINLLNSNKFTGMSQITNPKGEVLIRLPEKGDKVKVIEIDPSEANNKNLNKYNNIFEDRSPEYYKE
- a CDS encoding DUF2194 domain-containing protein, producing MKKTIIFILLLVLSLSLFGQKKLLLLYKNSEQYGEYMFKYHIVPLLEKYDIEYEFNNVENMNYYRIKNDDYFGVISWYYSPDLKDSSLYLRQLATFVENGGFFFFFNNLGVTSNIREINNLLNKLGIHYMYGYKNLENYTLNVNNDFFISTPATNITRPVEKYITFGKDDILLSFEIENEEYPMIILSENGGGAIFNSFIDKEGNIIFNIEKLLLKLTNQKVGTKNKVLIIKTKFDEKGYLYSQNELKTIFKYAKINYEFINVDDFYNLSLFDLLPYRYIIWNTDSRYRKTKTIERFINNGGSLIFSTDIYNTPWNVYTKIDDINISKIFFSKQLFPIGNAENGTVFNRNFKITFNISLNENHTILAYLENDSTKVPAIWYEKVNKGYIGYIYPGIILKGVRGLILQSILEMQDSSIAGLLNSFIFYIDDFPLPSYNIEKVEINGKKVTDDEYYYEIWWPSIKKFAEKYNIKYTFVTPLSYNGSSNPPFEFTEFFISKKNYPYKAMKEISNTDFELGLHGYNHNSLTKDRWANPENIKLSLKAAKDFISEIIGHEVIISSYVAPNNLIDDFGLNNLLEAIPTIKTVGTVYEDNIYLSEFEIRHNFTIIIPRSTYGYYPLSRVYLSTINTLANFGSFQHFIHPDDVFAKDRNPENLNWDQMYNNLETFYNTIKSKFPWLRNQTASEAYPFFFDYLTQDVKYEYNENNLKVIIPNSSLFPKYFMIKSKNNIRKVSGGKIIHYYRDNNLYIIEMNKNILSVEFLGEF
- a CDS encoding 5-formyltetrahydrofolate cyclo-ligase, with translation MKDVIRKALLKKRKELPEEEYAKKSMIILENIRNTINNFNYNNIAMYYPFRKEVNILPLLEIIKEKNIFFPKIVGNDMIFVKISSMNDFEKGKFGIMEPIGNYYSNNIDVFLIPGVAFDMKFYRLGYGGGYYDRYFSKHKRGFLIGIAFDFQVVEELPSFEHDIKMDMIITENRILKGE